The window AGTCTGATAGAGAGCTCTAGCGGGATTTGAAAAACCAGCTAACTCTCTGTTTCTATAGAAGAACTCCGAAGGAGAAATTGCCCTAAAGCTCTCACTACCAGCAATAGCCATTCAAAACACCGTCTAGATATCTTATTTTTAAATGGCGATTTATAGCTTACCTCTTATATCCTCAATGATGATATATAATGAAAAATCCTGCTGTCTATATCTATTCAATACATATCACTAATGCTCAGCCCCCCTTCAACATAGATATTAGCTAGATTTATGATTATTCTAGTTGGGGATGACCGGTCTCCCCCTCTGAGCAGAAGCTGTGATTGAGGTGAAGCGACGGGGACCCATAGTAGATTTGAGAGAGTTTATTTAAAATATCATAGTTAACAGCTGGAAAGCCCTACACTCTAAGGCAAGGGAGGATCAGATGTTCCTTTCTTCCATAGTAATTGCTTAAAAGACACGAACCAATAAATCTATATAGGGAGGGGGTAGGGGGATGAGCTCTACCATAGCTTATTCTCTCACAAATAATTCCCGTCCAGTAAATGCTAAGGTAATAGGGAAGCACATCTATGGGAATCTATATGGATGTGACCCTGATATCCTCAGAAACCCCTATCAGCTCGAGAAGGTAGTTGTAGATGCAGCTAGAATAGGTAATATGACGCTTCTAGATGTAAAGCTCTGGAAAATCGGTGAGGGTGTCTCGATTATAGCTATTGTTTTGGAGAGCCATATTTCTATACATACATGGCCAGAATATGGATTTGCTACCGTTGATGTATATTCCTGTGGCTCGCATACATGGCCTGAACTCTCTTTCGAGTATATAGCAAAAGCTCTTAAAGCGAAGAAGGTTGTTATGGGTACAGCTGATAGAACTATGTATGAGGAATTTTGACTATTTAACTAAATACGTCTCTCACCGCTATATATACTGAAACCCGGATCTAATATACCTCATACCGTGTCAAATATATTTTTTAACACACTAAGAGCATAATTCTATGAGGTGAGAATTTGAGTAAAGAGAAAACCACGCTCTCAGTTATAAAAGCTGATATAGGCTCTCTTGCAGGCCACCATGTAGTGCATCCAGACACACTAGCAGTTGCATCTAGAATCCTTGCAGAGGGAAAGTCTAAAGGGATCATAAATGACTACTACGTAACAAATGTGGGTGACGACCTACAGTTGATAATGACACATAGAAGGGGTGTTGATAATCCAGCTGTGCATGAACTAGCATGGACAGCCTTTAAAGAGGCTGCAAAGGTTGCAAAGGATCTCGGTCTTTATGCTGCTGGTCAAGATCTACTTAGCGATGCATTCAGTGGCAATGTAAGAGGGTTAGGACCTGGCGTAGCTGAGATGGAATTTGAGGAAAGACCTTCAGAGCCTGTAGTGATATTCATGGCAGATAAGACAGAGCCTGGGGCCTTTAACCTACCCATGTACAGGATCTTTGCAGATCCATTTAATACTGCCGGCTTAGTGATAGATCCGAGGCTCCATCAAGGTTTTAAATTCACTGTTTATGATGCTTATGAGGGTAGGGAAATAACCCTCAACGCCCCAGAAGAAATATATGATCTTTTAGCCTTAATAGGAACACCTGGCAGATTCATAGTTAGAAGGGTACATAGGAAGAGCGATAATGAGATAGCAGCTGTAGTAAGTGTTGAGAGGCTAAGCTTAATAGCTGGTAGATATGTTGGCAAAGACGATCCAGTAGCGATTGTGAGGGCACAGAGCGGCTTCCCAGCAGTTGGTGAGATCTTAGAGGCATTTACACATCCACATCTAGTAGCTGGGTGGATGAGAGGCAGCCACTACGGACCATTAATGCCCGTTGGGCTAAGACATGCCAAGGTTACAAGATTTGATGGCCCGCCAAGGGTTGTTGCTCTAGGCTTCAACATTAAGAATGCGAAGCTCGTTGGACCGGCAGATCTATTTGAT is drawn from Sulfolobales archaeon and contains these coding sequences:
- the speD gene encoding adenosylmethionine decarboxylase; translated protein: MSSTIAYSLTNNSRPVNAKVIGKHIYGNLYGCDPDILRNPYQLEKVVVDAARIGNMTLLDVKLWKIGEGVSIIAIVLESHISIHTWPEYGFATVDVYSCGSHTWPELSFEYIAKALKAKKVVMGTADRTMYEEF